Genomic segment of Umezawaea sp. Da 62-37:
GCAGGTCTTCTCGATCTCGTCGTAGTCGCGTCCGACCTCGTCGCACAGCTCCCGCAGCCGCTCCAGGCGGTCGGGCATGTCCGGTGTGGGGTAGAGGTTGCACGCGTCGCCGTACTTGGCGACCAGCCGCAACGTCTTGTCCCCCGCGCCGCCGAGCATGATCGGCGGGTGCGGTCGGGTCAGGCTCCGCGGCACGCCCAGCGCGCGGTCCACGCGGTAGTGCTTGCCGTGGTGGGCCTTGCCGTCGCCCTGCTCGCCGTGCCAGTACCCGAGCAGGATCCGCAGCGTCTCCTCCAGCATCTCGAACCGCTCGGCCACCGGGGGGAACGGGATGCCGGAACCCGCCGCCTCGTCGGCGTTCCAGCCGACCCCCAGGCCCACCGAGGCGCGGCCCCCGGAGAGGACGTCCAACGTGGTCACGGTCTTCGCCAGCAGCGCGGGGTGCCGGAAGTGCACACCCGCGACCACCGGGGAGACCCGGCAGCGCTCGCTGTTGGCCGCCATCACCGCGAGCGTGGTGAAGCACTCCAGGTAGGGCTGCTCCTCGCCACCGGCGTTGTGGCCCTGCCACAGGTGGTCGCCCGTGCTCAGCGACGAGAACCCGGCCTCGTCGGCGAGCCGGGCGAACCTCGCGACCGTGCCCCCGATCGCCGAAGGCCCACCGGGCCAGGCGAACGCTCCCAATTCCAGACCTACCCGCACGGCGGGACTCCTCACTGCTGTGGTGGCGGCGCGCCGGGGCGCGCCGGGTGACCGGGTGTCAGGAACCGGCGGGCAGCGGCGCGGTGAGCCGGACCGGCAGGGTGGTGTGGGCGTTCATGATGAAGGTCGGCAACGGCTGCAACCCGTCCTCGTCGACGGCCAGGCTCAGGTCCGGGAACCGCTCGAACAGCGCGGGCAGGCCGATCGAGGCCACCA
This window contains:
- a CDS encoding TIGR03560 family F420-dependent LLM class oxidoreductase; this translates as MRVGLELGAFAWPGGPSAIGGTVARFARLADEAGFSSLSTGDHLWQGHNAGGEEQPYLECFTTLAVMAANSERCRVSPVVAGVHFRHPALLAKTVTTLDVLSGGRASVGLGVGWNADEAAGSGIPFPPVAERFEMLEETLRILLGYWHGEQGDGKAHHGKHYRVDRALGVPRSLTRPHPPIMLGGAGDKTLRLVAKYGDACNLYPTPDMPDRLERLRELCDEVGRDYDEIEKTCCLPFDVTGEDGTGDGTSELLDTLGHLAGQGIQTVIGIVAAADPLRQVELIGAKVLPALAQE